In one window of Poriferisphaera corsica DNA:
- a CDS encoding hotdog family protein, with the protein MRWIWIDRIVEIEKAQRCVTIKNVSAAEEVVHDHFPATDDRPAMPVMPNSLIIEGMAQTAGIMVGHASDFKEKVLLAKITRATFHSVAKPGYTIRHTATMENFGKSGASAKGVTELIDPATGETKPLAEISLMFSHIDHNMAGLEFPEHNFVFTGMFIDLLKRSGVEVE; encoded by the coding sequence ATGCGATGGATCTGGATTGACAGAATCGTTGAAATCGAAAAAGCGCAGCGATGCGTGACTATCAAAAACGTTTCCGCTGCCGAGGAAGTCGTCCACGACCACTTCCCCGCAACGGATGATCGCCCCGCCATGCCCGTCATGCCTAACTCCCTGATCATTGAAGGGATGGCCCAGACCGCAGGCATCATGGTTGGACACGCCAGCGACTTCAAAGAAAAAGTCCTACTCGCCAAAATCACCCGAGCAACCTTCCATAGTGTTGCCAAGCCCGGCTACACCATCCGCCATACCGCCACCATGGAAAACTTCGGCAAAAGCGGCGCTTCCGCAAAAGGTGTCACTGAACTCATTGATCCCGCAACAGGCGAAACCAAGCCACTCGCCGAAATCTCCCTCATGTTCTCACACATCGATCACAACATGGCTGGCCTCGAATTTCCCGAACACAACTTCGTCTTCACGGGCATGTTCATCGACCTGCTCAAACGATCTGGTGTCGAAGTCGAGTAA
- a CDS encoding acyl carrier protein — translation MTQEEIFEKVQEVLEDALGVDDDEVTPEATLVGDLGAESIDFLDIVFRLEKAFDVKIEQSELFPDSVLNDPNFVQDGKVTDAGMAELKSRMPHANLDEFDSSRKVEDFSNVFTVDAVCKFIEGKLAA, via the coding sequence ATGACTCAGGAAGAAATTTTCGAAAAGGTACAGGAAGTACTCGAAGACGCACTCGGCGTAGACGACGATGAAGTCACGCCTGAAGCAACCCTCGTTGGCGATCTCGGCGCAGAATCAATCGACTTCCTCGATATCGTCTTCCGCCTCGAAAAGGCTTTCGATGTCAAGATCGAACAGTCTGAGCTTTTCCCAGATAGCGTCCTCAACGATCCTAACTTCGTTCAAGACGGCAAAGTCACCGATGCTGGCATGGCCGAACTCAAGAGCCGTATGCCTCACGCGAACCTCGACGAATTCGACAGCAGCCGCAAGGTTGAAGACTTCTCCAACGTCTTCACCGTCGATGCTGTCTGCAAGTTCATCGAAGGCAAGCTCGCTGCCTGA
- a CDS encoding 3-hydroxyacyl-ACP dehydratase FabZ family protein, which yields MRFELIDRVIELEENNIRALKTVTSAEEYLGDHFPGFPVLPGVMMLETLVQAGRKLTDALPQSPTMPLVVKEVRNLKYGNMVKPGQTLEVEVTLKKAEQDKYDFTGVGTVDGQVAVKGRFTLIPLDQAE from the coding sequence TTGCGATTTGAACTGATCGATCGGGTGATCGAATTAGAAGAGAATAACATCCGTGCCCTCAAAACGGTCACGAGCGCCGAAGAATATCTCGGCGATCACTTCCCTGGCTTCCCCGTGCTGCCCGGTGTGATGATGCTGGAGACACTCGTGCAGGCTGGTCGCAAGCTTACCGATGCCCTGCCCCAAAGCCCAACGATGCCGCTGGTTGTCAAAGAAGTGCGCAACCTTAAATATGGCAACATGGTCAAACCGGGGCAGACACTTGAGGTCGAAGTCACCCTCAAAAAAGCTGAACAAGATAAATATGATTTCACCGGCGTCGGCACAGTCGACGGGCAGGTGGCTGTGAAAGGCCGATTTACTTTGATCCCATTGGATCAGGCCGAATAA
- the galK gene encoding galactokinase, with product MTANAMIQAQLSSLCDQFSTFFKEAPTHAAIAPGRVNLIGEHTDYNDGFVLPMAIERQTLMVASFRDDDQVHLKSTAFDEKAIFSLSSNIPTGEPTWSNYLRGPISYCLEKGITPPSGFNVLLDSTVPGGGGLSSSASLEVAMATLVETLADKNLDPVQKALICQKAEHIYAGTPCGIMDQFISAMGQEGSALLIDCRSHETTPVKLDDPNIVIIITNSNKAHELSGGEYAERREQCESAARTLGVKALRDATLDQLKDAREKLDPVTYRRALHIITENQRTLEAASVLNNGNFLAMGPLMFASHESMKNDFEITTPELDLLVTLAADMAEQGVIGSRMTGGGFGGCTVTLAYAEYAMPIMKSLCTRYREQTGIEPSAFITRPAAGARPLTVTQYTSM from the coding sequence ATGACCGCTAACGCAATGATTCAGGCTCAATTATCCTCGCTTTGCGATCAGTTCTCTACCTTTTTTAAAGAGGCGCCGACGCATGCTGCGATCGCACCCGGTCGAGTCAATCTGATTGGTGAGCATACGGACTACAATGATGGCTTCGTTTTGCCCATGGCAATTGAGCGCCAAACGCTTATGGTTGCCAGCTTTAGAGATGATGATCAGGTTCATCTTAAGTCCACAGCGTTCGATGAAAAAGCGATCTTTTCACTCTCATCAAACATCCCTACGGGTGAACCCACATGGTCGAATTACTTGCGTGGGCCGATCTCGTATTGCCTTGAAAAAGGCATCACGCCCCCATCAGGCTTCAACGTTTTGCTTGATTCTACGGTCCCGGGTGGCGGCGGACTTAGCTCATCAGCTTCACTCGAAGTAGCGATGGCAACACTGGTTGAGACGCTAGCAGACAAAAATCTGGATCCAGTCCAAAAAGCGCTCATCTGCCAGAAGGCTGAGCATATTTATGCTGGCACACCCTGCGGCATCATGGACCAGTTCATTTCGGCGATGGGCCAAGAAGGCTCAGCTTTGCTGATTGACTGTCGATCGCATGAGACCACACCAGTAAAGCTTGATGACCCCAACATCGTCATCATCATCACTAACTCGAATAAAGCACATGAATTGTCGGGCGGTGAATATGCGGAGCGTCGTGAGCAGTGTGAATCTGCCGCACGCACACTCGGCGTCAAAGCATTACGCGATGCGACCTTAGATCAGCTCAAGGATGCTCGCGAGAAGCTTGATCCTGTAACTTATCGCCGCGCATTACACATTATTACGGAAAATCAGCGTACACTTGAGGCCGCATCAGTGCTGAATAATGGCAATTTTCTTGCGATGGGGCCTCTAATGTTCGCATCGCACGAATCCATGAAGAATGACTTCGAAATCACTACCCCTGAACTGGATCTGCTCGTGACGCTTGCCGCTGATATGGCAGAGCAGGGCGTTATCGGTTCGCGAATGACTGGTGGTGGCTTCGGTGGCTGTACCGTCACGCTCGCTTACGCTGAGTACGCGATGCCGATCATGAAGTCGCTTTGTACGCGTTATCGTGAGCAAACCGGCATCGAGCCATCTGCCTTCATCACCCGCCCAGCAGCTGGTGCACGTCCGCTCACGGTGACCCAATACACTTCCATGTAA